GTACCCTTAGCGATACACCAGTAGATGATAACATCAGCCAGATCCCAATAATGATGGAATAACAACAAGCAACGAAAAACCCCACCAATATTGATAAATTGTCATGCGGAGCGTTCCCTTGCCAGACCACTAAAATCACTAAAAATCAGTGCTATCACCAAACCGGTGGCACCATGTACTTCTCCTCCGATAAAAAGAAAGCATAGAAAAGCCGCTTTTAGTGGCTGTCCCCCCCCAGAACGGCTAGAATAAATTCCGTTGATCGGTAATTCGAATCGCCCATCGTAGGTGAGTTATTTATAATGTGGTTTTATGACTAATTTTATTTTTTATCGTCACTTATACCCTAAATAATTCAAGTGGCAGCAAGGTGGCAACGCAGCGACAAATCGGTCGGGAACCGATTTAAACAGCGTTTGTGCAGGGCCGCAGGCTGAGCTTCAGGGCTAAGGTTCATTAATCCTCAAGCACTTAACACCAGTAAGTGACTGGGGTGAACAAGGAAAGCCATCGCACAGGCAGTTTGAAGTATGATGAATATATATCAATCATTTACTGGTAAACAATAAGTTATCCTCCGTGAATATAAACGTCGTTAGTTTGCTGAACGGTAACTATATCCTGTTACTGTTCGTGGTACTCGCACTAGGGCTGTGCCTCGGTAAAGTTCGCTTGGGTTCCGTTCAACTCGGAAATTCCATTGGTGTTTTGGTGGTTTCTTTGCTGCTAGGCCAGCAACACTTCGCCATTAATACCGAAGCGCTGAATCTCGGCTTTATGTTATTTATTTTCTGCGTGGGCGTGGAAGCCGGGCCTAACTTTTTCTCAATTTTCTTCCGCGATGGCAAAAATTACCTGATGTTGGCGCTGGTGATGGTCGGTTCAGCAATGGTAATCGCCATCGGACTTGGCAAAATGTTCCACTGGAACATCGGATTAACTGCTGGCATGCTAGCCGGTTCGATGACTTCAACGCCGGTACTGGTGGGCGCTGGCGATACACTACGTAGCACCATGGTCAATAGTTCAGCCCTTTTGACGGCGCAGGATCATTTGAGCCTTGGCTACGCCCTGACTTACCTGATCGGTCTGGTAAGCCTGATCTTCGGCGCACGCTACCTACCAAAGCTACAACATCAGGATCTATCCACTTCAGCCCAACAGATCGCCCGCGAGCGTGGCTTGGATAGCGATAGCCAACACAAAGTCTATTTGCCGGTGATCCGTGCCTACCGCGTCGGACCAGAGTTGGTAGCCTGGGCTGATGGTAAGAACCTGCGCAAATTGGGCATCTATCACCAGACTGGCTGTTACATTGAGCGCATTCGCCGCAACGGCATTCTGGCCAATCCAGATGGTGATGCAGTGCTACAAGTGGGCGATGAGATCTCACTGGTTGGCTACCCAGACGCCCACGCACGCTTAGATCCCAACTTCCGCAACGGCAAGGAGGTATTTGACCGCGATTTGCTTGATATGCGCATCGTCACCGAAGCCATCGTGGTGAAAAATAGCAACGCGGTAAACAAGCGTTTGAGTCAGCTCAAGCTAACCGACCACGGCTGCTTCCTCAACCGAGTGATCCGCAGCCAGATTGAAATGCCTATTGATGACAGTATCGTGCTCCATAAGGGCGATATATTACAGGTGAGCGGCGACACACGCCGGGTGAAGAACGTGGCGGAGAAGATCGGTTTTATCTCAATCCACAGCCAGGTAACCGACCTGCTGGCATTCTGCGCCTTCTTTATCATCGGCTTACTGATTGGCCAGATCACCATTCAGTTCAGCCATTTCTCGTTCGGTATTGGCAATGCCGCTGGCCTGCTGATATCCGGTATCATGCTCGGCTTCCTACGCGCCAACCATCCGACCTTTGGATACATCCCGCAAGGTGCATTAAACATGGTGAAAGAATTCGGCCTCATGATTTTTATGGCCAGCGTGGGCCTGAGCGCGGGTACCGGCATCAGCCACAGCCTGGGTACAATCGGCGGTAAGATGCTGATCGCCGGGTTGCTGGTCAGCCTTGTGCCAGTGGTGCTCTGTTTCCTGTTCGGTGCCTACGTGCTGCGTATGAACCGCGCCCTGCTGTTTGGTGCGATCATGGGCGCTCGCACCTGCGCACCGGCAATGGAAATCATCAGCGATACTGCGCGTAGTAACATTCCTGCATTGGGCTATGCTGGCACCTACGCCATCGCTAACGTGCTATTAACGCTGGCGGGTTCGCTGATCGTCGTATTGTGGCCGGAGATACCCGGATAGCCGATCAGCGCGCAGCAGGAAAGGCGGTAAAAATATTTTTGCTTTTTTGTTACCATTGAGAACTTATGTTGCCAGAGGCAGTCTGATTGAGTGCCACTGCTTTTCTTTGATGTTCCCAATTTGTGGAGCCAGATAATCTCGCCTTTTAGGTTCAAGATTATCGGTTTTTTATTTTCTAACGTTTATCGTCTTCCCCGCTCCGGCAATAAAACCCGCCTAAAGTGAACTGTCCAGGGCCAAAATGTCAATTCAAATAGCCTAGTGGGATAGGCTCTAAATCGCCTTAGAGTAAACCTCCCCCTCTTCCCCCTTATGCTGCCCTTTTCCTACCCGCATAGGAGATGAGACAAGAGGGATCAGAACTGGTATTTAACGCCCACGTTGTAGCCTTCTCTGCCCACCTACCGAGCTATACTCCCCCACAGGCTCAGATCGCGGTTCAGCTTTCCTTCCACGCCTGCTTTCAGTTCCCAGTGAATTCGTCAGGGTGACCAGAGGCCTGTTGTAACCGGTCTCCAGCGAGGCCCCCCCCCCCTTTTTTCGCAAAGGGTTTACTCAGAGAATCGAGCGACATAATCTTAATTTACGCAAACATATTAAGCGACTGACACGTAAAACAATATGTTATCCACGTTCATTTTAGATACATGAAAAAGTTATTGGTGCCTATATTGAAAGACACCACTACAACCCTTCGGAGTCATGACAAGCTATTTTATTTGTCATTTTGGCCCTGGGCAGTACTCACCATCCCCACGTACTACATATACGCGCCGGTTGTTGCGCGCTGTCGGTATCCAAACTGGCAGCAACAATGTACGCCTATTGAGATAGGCTCTTAGCTGGCTGAATTTTATTTGGTACCAAATATCTTGTCGCCCGCGTCACCCAAGCCCGGCACAATGTAGCCCTTCTCATCAAGGTATTGATCGATAGGGGCGGTGTACAGCTCAACATCAGGATGCGCCTTCTCCAACGCGGCGATACCCTCCGGCACCGCTACCAGCACCAGTACTTTGATACTGTTGCAGCCTGCTTTCTTCAGCAGATCGAGGGTAGCGATCATCGAACCGCCAGTGGCCAGCATCGGGTCAACGACCAGTGCCATACGCTCTTCAATGTTAGAAGCCAGCTTTTGGAAGTAAGGCACGGGTTTGAGGGTTTCTTCATCGCGGTAAACACCCACTACGCTGATACGCGCACTTGGGAGGTGTTCCAGTACTCCTTCAATCATGCCCAAACCCGCGCGCAGAATGGGTACGATGGTAATTTTTTTCCCTTTAAGTTGATCCACTTCAACCGGCCCACACCAGCCTTCAACGGTGGCTCGCTCCGTCTCCAGGTCAGCGGTCGCTTCATAGGTTAGCAAGCTACCCACTTCAGCGGCCAACTCACGGAAGCGTTTGGTACTGATGTCATGCTCACGCATCAGGCCAATTTTGTGCTTTACCAGCGGATGTTTCACCTCAACGATCTTCATCATTTTTCTCCTATAAAGGCGGCTGACGGCCAAAAATCGCCGAATTATACCGTCTTTTTACGGCTACACCCACTCACCCTGGCCCAACAGTGATCAACAGAAGTTTGGATAGCAGTATAAAGGATGAAAAGCAGAGCCAGCTCACAAGCCACTCGCAAACGTTTGCCCGCACTGTTAGAATTGCCGCGCCTTAATTCCGGCACCAATACCGGAAGCACCGTTTTTAAACCGCAAACCGCCGTGGGGATCGCGCAGTGACCGATAAAACCTCTCTCAGCTATAAAGACGCAGGTGTCGATATCGATGCTGGCAACACATTGGTAGACCGCATCAAAGGTGTCGTTAAACAGACCCGTCGCCCGGAAGTGATGGGTGGCCTGGGCGGGTTTGGTGCCCTGTGTGCATTGCCACAGAAATACCGCGAACCGGTGCTGGTTTCCGGTACTGATGGTGTAGGTACTAAGCTACGTCTGGCCATGGATCTGAAACGCCACGACACCATTGGCATCGATCTGGTTGCCATGTGCGTGAACGATCTGGTGGTTCAGGGCGCTGAGCCGCTGTTCTTCCTCGATTACTACGCCACCGGCAAACTCGACGTGGACACCGCCGCCAGCGTGGTTACGGGCATCGCCGAAGGTTGCAAGCAATCTGGCTGTGCGTTGGTGGGCGGTGAAACCGCTGAAATGCCGGGCATGTACCACGGTGCAGACTATGATGTGGCTGGCTTCTGCGTAGGTGTGGTCGAGAAATCCAACATCATTGACGGCAGCTTGGTGCAGTCCGGCGATGCCCTAATCGCCTTGGGCGCTTCCGGCCCGCACTCCAACGGCTACTCATTGGTGCGCAAAATCCTGGAGGTCAACAACACCGACCCCGCTACCACCCTGCTGGCAGGCAAAACGCTGGCGGATCACCTGCTAGCCCCAACCAAAATTTACGTGAAATCGGTACTGGAACTGATCGAGACAGTCGAAGTACACGCCATCGCCCACCTGACCGGTGGCGGTTTCTGGGAAAATATCCCGCGCGTGCTGCCAGCAGGCATACAAGCGGTGATCGACGAAGCCAGTTGGCAATGGCCAGCAGTATTCCATTGGTTACAGCAGGCCGGCAACGTCAGCCGCCATGAGATGTATCGTACTTTCAACTGCGGCGTGGGCATGGTTATTGCCCTGCCGGAAGCCGAGGTGGAAGCCGCCCTCGCGTTGCTAAATGCAACAGGGGAAAATGCGTGGAAGATCGGTAAACTGACCGCATCGGCGAGCGAGCAACAGGTGGTCATCAACGGATGAAAAAGATCGTGGTGTTGATTTCTGGTCAAGGGAGCAATCTCCAGGCACTCATTGATGCCTGCCAGCAGGGGCAGATCAGTGCCAAGATCGTGGCAGTATTCAGCAATAAGGCGCAGGCTTACGGTCTTCAGCGCGCCAAAGCGGCAGGTATTGCCGCTCACGCGCTGGACGCCAACGCTTACCAGGATCGCGCGGCGTTCGACGCAGCCTTGGCCGACGCCATCGACCAATATCAGCCTGATCTGGTGGTACTGGCTGGTTATATGCGTATCCTCAACCCGCCGTTCGTGCAGCGCTATGCTGGCCGCATGCTGAATATCCACCCTTCCCTATTGCCAAAATACCCTGGGCTGCATACCCACCGTCAAGCCATAGACAATGGTGATAGCGAACACGGCACCTCGGTGCATTTCGTGACCGAACAGCTCGACGGCGGCCCGGTGATCCTACAGGCCAAGGTGCCTATCTTCCCCGGTGACGAAGAAGATGATGTGATCGCGCGGGTACAGGCGCAGGAACACACCCTTTATCCATTGGTGGTGAATTGGTTTGTCACTGGTCGGCTGGTGATGCGTGAAAACGCCGCCTGGCTGGACGGTGAGCACCTACCCGCACCAGGGCATGCCGCTGACTGAACGCGGCAGCCTGCCCCCCCATATTTTTTTCGCCATAAGCCATTCCCTGAAGTTATACTTTGTACAATTTCGCGATTAAAGAGGAACACAGATGTCCAGCACTACTAGTGTCAGGCTACGCCCATTGGAACGGGATGATTTGGCGTTCGTCCACCAGATGGACAACAACGCCAGTGTGATGCGTTATTGGTTTGAAGAACCCTATGAAGCCTTTATGGAGCTTTCCGATCTCTACAACAAACACATCCACGATCAGAGCGAACGGCGTTTTATCATCGAACACCAAAGCAGCAAAGTCGGGTTGGTGGAACTGGTGGAGATCAATCACATCCACCGCCGTGCAGAATTCCAGATCATCATAGATCCGGCGCACCAAGGCAAAGGCTACGCCAGTAGTGCCGTCCGCCTGGCGATGGATTACGGCTTCTCGGTGCTCAACCTGTACAAGCTGTACCTGATTGTCGATAAGGAAAACGCCAAGGCGATCCATATCTACAGCAAATTGGGGTTTAACGTAGAAGGCGAACTGATCGATGAGTTCTTTGTCAGTGGCGAATACCGCACCGTATTGCGCATGTGTATCTTCCAGCCGCAGTACCTGGAGAAGTTCACGATCCTCAGCGATAAATCATTGGTGAAATGAAAAAAACTGCGAAAGCGGTCTTTTGTTATTTAAATTCGAATAATCGGCCATATCGCCTGCTACTATCATTCCTTGATACGGCTGACGTGTCATCACGCACAGGATAGTTGGACTTTCCTGCCCATCTCTCGCGATAATGACAAATAGAGCAGTATCCGGGTGTTGCATCCCGGATCTTTTCTAAATTGAAGGGGGAGCAGTAATGGGTCAGGAAAAGCTCTACATCGAAAAAGAACTAAGCTGGTTATCCTTTAATGAACGTGTGTTGCAGGAAGCCGCAGATAAAAGCAATCCCCTGATTGAGCGCATGCGTTTTCTCGGCATTTACTCCAACAACCTCGACGAGTTCTATAAAGTCCGCTTTGCCGACCTCAAGCGGCGCATCTTGATCAATGAAGAGCAAGGCTCCGCTGACGACTCCCGCCACCTACTAAAAAAAATTCAGGCCAAAGTGTTAGAAACCGATCAGGAGTTCGACAGCCTGTATAACGATCTATTGCTGGAGATGGCACGCAACCAAATCTTCCTGATCAACGAACGCCAAATCTCGGAAAACCAGCAAATCTGGCTAAGGCAGTATTTCAAACAGCAATTGCGCCAGCACATCACGCCAATCTTGATCAATCACGACACCAATCTGGCACAGTTCCTAAAAGACGATTACACCTATCTGGCGGTAGAGATTATCCAGGGGACACGCATCGACTACGCGCTGCTGGAAATCCCATCCGACAAAGTGCCACGCTTTGTCAATCTGCCGCCAGAAGCGCCACGCCGCCGCAAGCCGATGATCCTGCTGGACAACATTTTACGCTACTGCCTGGATGATATCTTCAAGGGTTTCTTCGACTACGATGCACTTAACGCCTACTCGATGAAAATGACCCGCGATGCGGAATACGACCTGGTCACCGAGATGGAAACCAGCCTATTAGAACTGATGTCTTCCAGTTTGAAGCAACGCCTCACCGCCGAGCCAGTACGCTTTGTCTACCAAAGTGATATGCCGAACCCGATGGTGGAGTTGCTGTGCGGCAAGCTTGGCATCTCCAACTACGATTCAGTGATCGCCGGTGGCCGCTACCATAATTTCAAAGACTTCATCAGCTTCCCGAATGTCGGCAAAGCCAACCTTGTCAACAAGCCACTGCCACGGCTACGCCATAGCTGGTTCGACCGCTTCCGCAACGGCTTTGATGCCATCCGCGAAAAAGACGTGCTGCTGTATTACCCCTACCACACCTTCGAGCATGTGCTGGAACTGCTACTTCAGGCATCGTTCGATCCCAGCGTACTGGCGATAAAGATCAATATTTACCGCGTGGCAAAGGACTCACGCATCATCGAATCGATGATCCACGCCGCGCACAATGGCAAAAAGGTCACGGTAGTGGTCGAGCTGCAAGCACGCTTTGATGAAGCGGCCAATATCCACTGGGCCAAGCGCCTGACCGAAGCTGGCGTACACGTTATTTTCTCGGCACCGGGGCTGAAAATACATGCCAAACTATTCTTGATTTCGCGCCGTGAAGGCGAAGCAATCGTGCGTTATGCCCATATCGGCACCGGTAATTTTAATGAAAAGACGGCACGTAGCTATACCGACTATTCGTTGCTGACTGCGGACTCGCGCATCACCAAAGAAGTGCGCCGGGTGTTCAACTTTATTGAGAACCCGTACCGGCCAGTCACCTTCAACCACCTGATGGTGTCGCCACAGAACTCACGGCTGAAACTGTATCAACTGATCGACAACGAAATCGCCAATGCCCAGGCTGGAGAGCAAGCCGGGATCATGCTAAAAATCAATAATTTGGTGGATAAGGGATTGGTAGATAGGTTATATAGTGCCTCCGCTGCGGGGGTGAAAATCCGCCTGTTGGTGCGTGGCATGTGTTCTTTGATTCCCCACTTGCCGGGGATCAGTGACAATATCCAGATAATCAGCATCGTTGACCGCTATCTGGAACACGATCGGGTCTACGTTTTCACCAACAAAGGTGACAAACAGGTTTATCTGTCCTCCGCCGACTGGATGACCCGTAACATAGATTACCGCATCGAAGTGGCGGTATCGCTACTTGACCCAACGTTGAAACAGCGCGTTCTGGATATTCTAGAGATCCTGTTCAGCGATACAGTCAAAGCCCGCTATCTAGATAAAAAACTGAGCAACCAGTACGTGCCACGCGGTAATCGCCGGAAGATACGCGCTCAGGTCACTATTTATGAATATTTAAAAGCTCTGGAACAACCAGGACAATAGGCCAGCCACTATGCCGCTAAAAAGCACTGCAACCACCAAACCACAGGAATTCGCTGCCATCGACCTCGGCTCGAACAGTTTTCACATGGTGATAGCCCGCGTCGTCAACGGTGCCTTACAAGTGTTGAGCCGCTTAAAACAGCGGGTGTTCCTCGCCGAAGGATTGGATAGCGACAATGTGCTCAACGAAGAGGCGATAACACGCGGCCTGGCTTGCCTGGCACTGTTCGCTGAACGGCTACGGGGTTTCCCGGCGGATAATGTCACCATCGTCGGTACCCATGCCCTGCGCCAAGCGGTAAATGCGGAAGTGTTCCTCAAGCGCGCTGCCAAAGTCATCCCCTATCCGATCGAAATTATCGC
The sequence above is drawn from the Serratia symbiotica genome and encodes:
- the purM gene encoding phosphoribosylformylglycinamidine cyclo-ligase — protein: MTDKTSLSYKDAGVDIDAGNTLVDRIKGVVKQTRRPEVMGGLGGFGALCALPQKYREPVLVSGTDGVGTKLRLAMDLKRHDTIGIDLVAMCVNDLVVQGAEPLFFLDYYATGKLDVDTAASVVTGIAEGCKQSGCALVGGETAEMPGMYHGADYDVAGFCVGVVEKSNIIDGSLVQSGDALIALGASGPHSNGYSLVRKILEVNNTDPATTLLAGKTLADHLLAPTKIYVKSVLELIETVEVHAIAHLTGGGFWENIPRVLPAGIQAVIDEASWQWPAVFHWLQQAGNVSRHEMYRTFNCGVGMVIALPEAEVEAALALLNATGENAWKIGKLTASASEQQVVING
- the upp gene encoding uracil phosphoribosyltransferase; the protein is MKIVEVKHPLVKHKIGLMREHDISTKRFRELAAEVGSLLTYEATADLETERATVEGWCGPVEVDQLKGKKITIVPILRAGLGMIEGVLEHLPSARISVVGVYRDEETLKPVPYFQKLASNIEERMALVVDPMLATGGSMIATLDLLKKAGCNSIKVLVLVAVPEGIAALEKAHPDVELYTAPIDQYLDEKGYIVPGLGDAGDKIFGTK
- the speG gene encoding spermidine N1-acetyltransferase encodes the protein MSSTTSVRLRPLERDDLAFVHQMDNNASVMRYWFEEPYEAFMELSDLYNKHIHDQSERRFIIEHQSSKVGLVELVEINHIHRRAEFQIIIDPAHQGKGYASSAVRLAMDYGFSVLNLYKLYLIVDKENAKAIHIYSKLGFNVEGELIDEFFVSGEYRTVLRMCIFQPQYLEKFTILSDKSLVK
- the ppk1 gene encoding polyphosphate kinase 1, whose product is MGQEKLYIEKELSWLSFNERVLQEAADKSNPLIERMRFLGIYSNNLDEFYKVRFADLKRRILINEEQGSADDSRHLLKKIQAKVLETDQEFDSLYNDLLLEMARNQIFLINERQISENQQIWLRQYFKQQLRQHITPILINHDTNLAQFLKDDYTYLAVEIIQGTRIDYALLEIPSDKVPRFVNLPPEAPRRRKPMILLDNILRYCLDDIFKGFFDYDALNAYSMKMTRDAEYDLVTEMETSLLELMSSSLKQRLTAEPVRFVYQSDMPNPMVELLCGKLGISNYDSVIAGGRYHNFKDFISFPNVGKANLVNKPLPRLRHSWFDRFRNGFDAIREKDVLLYYPYHTFEHVLELLLQASFDPSVLAIKINIYRVAKDSRIIESMIHAAHNGKKVTVVVELQARFDEAANIHWAKRLTEAGVHVIFSAPGLKIHAKLFLISRREGEAIVRYAHIGTGNFNEKTARSYTDYSLLTADSRITKEVRRVFNFIENPYRPVTFNHLMVSPQNSRLKLYQLIDNEIANAQAGEQAGIMLKINNLVDKGLVDRLYSASAAGVKIRLLVRGMCSLIPHLPGISDNIQIISIVDRYLEHDRVYVFTNKGDKQVYLSSADWMTRNIDYRIEVAVSLLDPTLKQRVLDILEILFSDTVKARYLDKKLSNQYVPRGNRRKIRAQVTIYEYLKALEQPGQ
- a CDS encoding aspartate:alanine antiporter; the encoded protein is MNINVVSLLNGNYILLLFVVLALGLCLGKVRLGSVQLGNSIGVLVVSLLLGQQHFAINTEALNLGFMLFIFCVGVEAGPNFFSIFFRDGKNYLMLALVMVGSAMVIAIGLGKMFHWNIGLTAGMLAGSMTSTPVLVGAGDTLRSTMVNSSALLTAQDHLSLGYALTYLIGLVSLIFGARYLPKLQHQDLSTSAQQIARERGLDSDSQHKVYLPVIRAYRVGPELVAWADGKNLRKLGIYHQTGCYIERIRRNGILANPDGDAVLQVGDEISLVGYPDAHARLDPNFRNGKEVFDRDLLDMRIVTEAIVVKNSNAVNKRLSQLKLTDHGCFLNRVIRSQIEMPIDDSIVLHKGDILQVSGDTRRVKNVAEKIGFISIHSQVTDLLAFCAFFIIGLLIGQITIQFSHFSFGIGNAAGLLISGIMLGFLRANHPTFGYIPQGALNMVKEFGLMIFMASVGLSAGTGISHSLGTIGGKMLIAGLLVSLVPVVLCFLFGAYVLRMNRALLFGAIMGARTCAPAMEIISDTARSNIPALGYAGTYAIANVLLTLAGSLIVVLWPEIPG
- the purN gene encoding phosphoribosylglycinamide formyltransferase; translated protein: MKKIVVLISGQGSNLQALIDACQQGQISAKIVAVFSNKAQAYGLQRAKAAGIAAHALDANAYQDRAAFDAALADAIDQYQPDLVVLAGYMRILNPPFVQRYAGRMLNIHPSLLPKYPGLHTHRQAIDNGDSEHGTSVHFVTEQLDGGPVILQAKVPIFPGDEEDDVIARVQAQEHTLYPLVVNWFVTGRLVMRENAAWLDGEHLPAPGHAAD